In Thioalkalivibrio paradoxus ARh 1, the following are encoded in one genomic region:
- a CDS encoding DUF938 domain-containing protein → MTMQRPFAESAEQNKGPILEVLREWFGAPGNVLEIGSGTGQHAVHFAAALPHLEWQPSDVAAHLGGIEAWRAAAGLANLRPARALDVATGPWPDEVFDYAYTANTAHIMHWREVLAMLAGVAQVLRGGGVFAMYGPFSVDGRQTAASNAAFDAALRRSDPGMGVRDLADLRNAAQRCELELVGQVAMPVNNLTLIWRRQR, encoded by the coding sequence ATGACCATGCAGCGGCCCTTTGCCGAGTCGGCCGAGCAGAACAAGGGCCCGATTCTGGAGGTGCTGCGCGAGTGGTTCGGCGCTCCGGGAAACGTGCTCGAGATCGGCAGCGGGACCGGCCAGCATGCGGTGCATTTCGCTGCGGCGCTGCCGCATCTGGAATGGCAGCCGAGCGATGTCGCCGCCCATCTCGGGGGCATCGAGGCCTGGCGCGCGGCTGCGGGTCTGGCCAACCTGCGCCCTGCGCGCGCGCTCGACGTGGCGACCGGCCCCTGGCCGGACGAGGTCTTCGACTATGCCTACACGGCCAATACCGCGCACATCATGCACTGGCGCGAGGTGCTCGCGATGCTCGCCGGGGTCGCGCAGGTGTTGCGCGGCGGCGGGGTATTCGCGATGTATGGGCCTTTTTCGGTCGATGGCCGGCAAACCGCGGCGTCGAATGCCGCGTTCGATGCGGCACTGCGCCGCAGCGATCCCGGGATGGGGGTGCGCGACCTGGCCGATCTGCGCAACGCCGCGCAGCGCTGCGAGCTGGAACTCGTCGGCCAGGTCGCGATGCCGGTCAATAACCTGACGCTGATCTGGCGCCGCCAGCGCTGA
- the glgA gene encoding glycogen synthase GlgA, producing MRILFASSEAYPLAKTGGLGDVSSSLPAALKQRRQDVRLVLPAYPRAVSRLADPTRLPGPASAPWSLIQGYLPGTSVMVYLVDWPMYFQRDGDPYRATDGSDWPDNAQRFAAFAQAVAAISVDDAQLDWAPEILHVNDWQTGLVPVLLRHHPQRPPTLFTIHNLAYQGLFPGELRHTLGLAEDLWHWEALEFHGQLSFMKGGLVFSDAITTVSPTYAREIQTPESGMGLDGLLRARSARLHGILNGVDYGEWNPERDGYLTAHYHADDLAGKGANKAALQHELQLPEAPDLPLMGYVGRMVPQKGIDLLLEACEPFLAERRMQLALVGSGDRVFEESARALARAHPDHCSVVITYNEGLAHQIEAGADAFLMPSRFEPCGLNQMYSLRYGTPPIVHATGGLADTVIDANPATLDDGTATGFCFVPATAAALSEAIGRALALFGEPGQERWRTMIRNGMARDFGWGQSSAAYLRLYRELRGSSRA from the coding sequence ATGCGCATCCTCTTTGCGAGCAGTGAAGCCTACCCCCTCGCCAAGACCGGCGGGCTGGGCGATGTCAGCTCGAGCCTGCCCGCCGCGCTGAAACAACGGCGGCAGGATGTGCGCCTGGTGTTGCCGGCGTATCCGCGGGCGGTCAGCCGGCTGGCGGATCCGACCCGGCTGCCCGGCCCCGCCAGCGCGCCCTGGAGCCTGATCCAGGGGTATCTGCCGGGCACTTCGGTGATGGTCTATCTGGTCGACTGGCCGATGTACTTCCAGCGCGACGGCGATCCCTACCGGGCCACCGATGGCAGTGACTGGCCGGACAACGCGCAGCGATTTGCCGCCTTCGCGCAGGCGGTGGCCGCAATCAGCGTCGACGACGCGCAGCTCGACTGGGCTCCGGAAATCCTGCACGTAAACGACTGGCAGACCGGGCTGGTTCCGGTCCTGCTGCGACACCATCCGCAGCGACCGCCAACCCTGTTCACGATCCACAACCTCGCCTACCAGGGTCTGTTTCCGGGCGAACTGCGTCACACACTGGGGCTTGCGGAGGACCTCTGGCATTGGGAGGCGCTCGAGTTCCACGGGCAGCTGTCGTTCATGAAAGGGGGCCTGGTATTCTCCGACGCGATTACAACCGTCTCCCCGACCTACGCGCGCGAGATCCAGACACCGGAGTCCGGAATGGGTCTCGACGGCCTGCTGCGGGCGCGCTCGGCCCGCCTGCACGGAATCCTGAACGGCGTCGACTACGGCGAGTGGAACCCGGAGAGGGACGGCTACCTGACCGCGCACTACCATGCCGACGACCTGGCGGGCAAGGGCGCCAACAAGGCCGCGCTGCAGCATGAACTGCAGCTGCCGGAGGCCCCCGATCTGCCGCTGATGGGCTACGTCGGGCGCATGGTGCCGCAAAAGGGCATCGACCTGCTGCTCGAGGCCTGCGAGCCGTTCCTCGCGGAGCGGCGGATGCAGCTGGCGCTGGTCGGCAGCGGCGACCGCGTCTTCGAGGAATCGGCGCGCGCGCTCGCGCGTGCACACCCGGACCATTGCAGCGTGGTGATCACCTACAACGAGGGGCTGGCGCACCAGATCGAGGCTGGGGCCGACGCCTTCCTGATGCCCTCGCGTTTCGAACCCTGCGGCCTGAACCAGATGTACAGCCTGCGCTATGGTACCCCGCCGATCGTTCACGCCACCGGGGGGCTGGCGGATACCGTGATCGACGCGAACCCGGCAACCCTGGACGACGGCACCGCCACGGGCTTCTGCTTCGTTCCTGCAACCGCCGCCGCGTTGAGCGAGGCGATCGGGCGCGCCCTGGCCCTGTTTGGCGAACCCGGACAGGAACGCTGGCGGACGATGATCCGCAACGGCATGGCGCGGGATTTCGGCTGGGGCCAGAGTTCGGCGGCCTACCTGCGACTCTACCGCGAACTGCGCGGATCGAGCCGCGCTTGA
- the pgi gene encoding glucose-6-phosphate isomerase, whose protein sequence is MSQTDAALPWPQLAEARDRLRDIRLRDLLAEEPGRVERDVLDLAGMRLDWTRQRLDEAAWQALYALAGAARLDQALEHQNRGEHVNTTEDRAALHMALRLPREAQCMIDGRDVVGDVHAVLDAIGHLVRGVHDGSHRGYSGRPIRSVVNIGIGGSDLGPRMVCRALAPLAVPAADGRALDMHFVSNIDGAALDAVLAQVDPETTLFIVASKTFGTQETLTNARSARSWLLRHTDHPEAVSRHFVAVSTHAERVAAFGIDTRNMFGFWDWVGGRYSVWSAIGLPIALYLGMDGFRAFLAGAHAMDRHVLEAPVAANAAMRMALVDVWNHNLLGACARVVLPYDERLKLLPSYLQQAEMESLGKGVRHDGRAAERETGALVWGAVGTDGQHAFYQLLHQGTRWASAEFIGVAQPEHGLPEHHPILLANLVAQAEALALGKTAAEATAEMAAQGLPEAEVARLAPHRSFPGNRPSTVILLERLDPQTLGALIALYEHKIYLLATLWDINAFDQWGVELGKQLAGRVLEDFAEPGAGHTHDAATQATIDWLRQRLQQA, encoded by the coding sequence GTGTCCCAGACCGACGCTGCATTGCCCTGGCCGCAACTGGCCGAAGCGCGCGACCGCCTCCGCGACATTCGTTTGCGCGACCTGCTCGCCGAAGAGCCGGGCCGGGTAGAGCGCGATGTGCTCGACCTGGCGGGCATGCGTCTGGACTGGACCCGCCAGCGTCTGGACGAAGCGGCCTGGCAGGCGCTGTACGCGCTCGCGGGCGCGGCGCGGCTGGATCAGGCGCTGGAGCACCAGAACCGGGGGGAGCACGTGAACACCACCGAGGATCGGGCGGCGCTGCACATGGCGCTGCGCCTTCCGCGCGAGGCCCAATGCATGATCGACGGCCGCGACGTGGTCGGCGACGTGCACGCCGTTCTCGATGCCATCGGCCATCTGGTGCGTGGGGTCCACGACGGGAGCCACCGCGGGTATTCCGGGCGCCCGATCCGCAGCGTGGTCAACATCGGCATCGGCGGGTCCGACCTGGGGCCGCGGATGGTCTGTCGGGCGCTGGCGCCGCTGGCGGTGCCCGCGGCCGACGGGCGTGCGCTGGACATGCATTTTGTCTCCAACATCGACGGTGCCGCACTGGATGCGGTGCTCGCGCAGGTCGATCCCGAGACCACGCTGTTCATCGTCGCTTCGAAGACCTTCGGCACCCAGGAAACGCTGACCAACGCCCGCTCCGCCCGATCCTGGCTGCTGCGCCATACCGATCACCCCGAGGCGGTGTCCCGGCATTTCGTGGCCGTGTCGACGCATGCCGAGCGGGTCGCCGCGTTTGGCATCGATACGCGCAACATGTTCGGGTTCTGGGACTGGGTTGGCGGGCGCTATTCGGTGTGGTCTGCGATCGGCCTGCCGATCGCGCTGTATCTCGGCATGGATGGATTTCGCGCGTTTCTGGCCGGCGCCCATGCAATGGACCGGCATGTGCTGGAGGCGCCGGTCGCCGCGAATGCCGCGATGCGCATGGCGCTGGTGGATGTCTGGAACCACAACCTGCTGGGCGCCTGTGCGCGGGTGGTGCTGCCCTATGACGAACGGCTGAAACTGCTGCCGTCGTACCTGCAGCAGGCGGAGATGGAGAGCCTGGGCAAGGGCGTACGCCACGATGGCAGGGCAGCCGAGCGCGAGACCGGGGCGCTGGTCTGGGGTGCGGTCGGCACCGACGGGCAGCATGCGTTCTACCAGTTGCTGCATCAGGGCACGCGCTGGGCGTCCGCCGAGTTCATCGGGGTCGCGCAACCGGAACACGGCCTGCCCGAGCATCATCCGATCCTGCTCGCGAACCTGGTCGCGCAGGCCGAGGCGCTGGCCCTGGGCAAGACCGCCGCGGAGGCAACGGCGGAGATGGCCGCGCAGGGGCTGCCGGAGGCGGAAGTGGCGCGGCTGGCGCCGCATCGCAGCTTCCCGGGCAACCGGCCAAGCACGGTGATTCTGCTCGAGCGGCTGGACCCGCAGACGCTTGGTGCGCTGATCGCGCTCTACGAGCACAAGATCTACCTGCTCGCGACGCTCTGGGATATCAATGCCTTCGATCAGTGGGGCGTCGAGCTGGGCAAGCAGCTGGCCGGCCGCGTGCTCGAGGATTTCGCCGAACCGGGTGCGGGCCATACCCATGACGCGGCTACGCAGGCGACCATCGACTGGCTGCGTCAGCGGCTGCAGCAGGCATGA